From the genome of Colletotrichum higginsianum IMI 349063 chromosome 4, whole genome shotgun sequence, one region includes:
- a CDS encoding Replication factor A protein 3 — MAEPTSTPRITAQYLDSYVGRNVMLVGKVLQLRGDSAVLDADGNVTAILNRDVHLTNGNAAQIIGKVNPDLSIKVLSSRDLGPDVDFQLAAAVVEATHHHKSLFVFDN, encoded by the exons ATGGCCGAACCCACGTCCACCCCGCGCATCACGGCCCAGTACCTCGACAGCTACGTCGGCCGCAACGTCATGCTTGTCGGCAAGGTCCTGCAGCTGCGCGGGGACTctgccgtcctcgatgccgacggcaacGTTACGGCCATCCTCAACCGC GATGTTCACCTCACCAATGGCAACGCTGCCCAGATCATCGGCAAAGTCAACCCCGATCTGTCCATCAAAGTGCTTAGCTCCCGTGATCTGGGACCCGATGTTG ACTTCcaactcgccgccgccgtcgtcgaggcgacACACCATCACAAGtccctcttcgtcttcgacaACTGA
- a CDS encoding RhoGAP domain-containing protein: MDIGTLSEQLRAAKRECATWKARAEAAEKRVSALERFTRKLRGIKGGDAQNDASRASQSERSSIGTMGTEDGEVVTERIKRAMKGLDGPRSSDGGAAAWWDDGRAGAVWGGQSIAHDAQSPLVLTETALLEVWEAAQELLADDEI, from the coding sequence ATGGATATTGGAACACTCAGTGAACAATTGCGAGCGGCTAAACGCGAGTGTGCCACGTGGAAAGCCCGCGCCGAGGCGGCAGAGAAGCGTGTGTCGGCTCTCGAACGCTTCACTCGCAAACTTCGGGGGATCAAGGGGGGAGACGCGCAAAACGATGCCAGTAGGGCCTCACAGAGTGAGCGAAGCAGCATTGGAACGATGGGCACAGAGGACGGAGAGGTCGTTACGGAGAGGATAAAAAGGGCGATGAAGGGGTTGGACGGGCCCAGGAGCAGCGATGGCGGGGCTGCAGCATGGTGGGACGACGGccgggccggcgccgtctgGGGCGGCCAGTCGATTGCACATGATGCGCAGTCGCCGCTGGTGTTGACGGAGACAGCTCTACTCGAAGTTTGGGAGGCCGCACAGGAGTTATTGGCGGATGACGAAATTTGA
- a CDS encoding Nuclear protein snf4, with protein sequence MDDPSSSSASKDNAGPGSMPTSHQQQSSGAVPPQPPVVATAASIARPHGHELPFVTPSSYLRPRPSSAARKMPEKPPSPLDKDQIEGLRAIRDFLKVRTSYDVLPLSFRLIVLDNDLLIKKSLNILIQNAIVSAPLWDSHNSRFAGLLTATDYINVIQYYCQFPDEMHKLEHFRLSSLRDIEKAIGASPLETVSVNPMRPLYEACRRMLKTRARRIPLVDVDDETGREMVVSVITQYRILKFIAVNNEHNTVLLKKSLREIGLGSYKNLATAKMNDSVLNVVDLMVKQNISCVPIVDAHNRLLNVFEAVDIIPCIKGGMYEELSSSVGEALCRRPDDSPGIYTCSPEDRLDSIFDTVRKSRVHRLIVVDDDNRLVGVISLSDILKYVLLHGEEDDIKGP encoded by the exons aTGGAcgacccctcctcctcgtcggcttcgaAGGACAATGCCGGTCCTGGCTCCATGCCCACGTCGCATCAGCAACAGTCTAGCGGTGCCGTTCCACCACAACCGCCCGTAGTCGCCACCGCTGCGTCTATCGCGAGACCACATGGTCACGAGCTTCCTTTCGTCACGCCCTCATCCTACCTTCGCCCGAGACCTTCCTCTGCTGCCCGCAAAATGCCAGAGAAACCCCCCAGCCCGCTCGACAAGGACCAGATCGAGGGTCTG aGAGCCATTCGCGATTTTCTCAAAGTTCGAACCAGCTACGATGTCCTGCCGCTCTCCTTCCGCCTCATCGTGCTCGACAACGATCTCCTGATCAAGAAGAGTCTCAATATTCTCATACAGAACG CCATCGTTTCCGCGCCGTTATGGGATTCGCACAATTCCAGATTCGCTGGCCTCCTGACCGCGACGGACTATATCAACGTGATACAATATTACTGTCAGTTCCCTGACGAGATGCACAAGCTGGAACACTTCCGGCTCAGCAGCCTGAGAG ATATCGAAAAGGCCATCGGGGCCTCCCCTCTCGAGACGGTGTCCGTCAACCCCATGAGACCGCTTTACGAGGCCTGCCGCCGCATGCTCAAGACCCGCGCGCGCCGAATTCCCCTCgtggacgtcgacgacgaaacCGGCCGCGAGATGGTCGTCAGCGTCATAACGCAGTACAGAATCCTCAAAttcatcgccgtcaacaaCGAACACAACACAGTCCTGCTCAAGAAGTCTCTCAGGGAGATCGGCCTGGGCTCCTACAAGAATCTCGCTACGGCGAAGATGAACGACTCGGTCCTCAATGTGGTTGACCTGATGGTAAAGCAGAACATCTCTTGCGTGCCCATCGTGGACGCGCATAACCGTCTCCTCAACgtcttcgaggccgtcgacatcATTCCATGCATCAAGGGCGGCATGTACGAAGAGTTGTCCTCGAGCGTCGGAGAGGCACTGTGCAGGCGTCCCGACGACTCCCCCGGAATCTACACTTGCAGTCCTGAGGACCGACTCGACTCGATATTCGACACGGTTCGCAAGTCAAGAGTGCATCGTCTGATAGTGGTGGACGATGACAACCGGCTCGTGGGTGTCATTTCCCTGTCGGACATTCTCAAATATGTGCTCCTGCAcggagaagaggatgataTCAAGGGGCCCTGA
- a CDS encoding Vacuolar protein 8 — protein sequence MGVCQSCCGGTSFSIVTLSEPELTMPVQGEPATGSTSRSSPTAKGKLSPTFSSILKMYASSDKRGETDFFSGEPLRALSTLVFSENIDLQRSASLTFAEITERDVREVDRDTLEPILFLLQSPDIEVQRAASAALGNLAVNTENKVLIVQLGGLTPLIRQMLSPNVEVQCNAVGCITNLATHEENKAKIARSGALGPLTRLAKSRDMRVQRNATGALLNMTHSDENRQQLVNAGAIPVLVQLLSSSDVDVQYYCTTALSNIAVDANNRRKLAQTESKLVSSLVTLMDSSSPKVQCQAALALRNLASDEKYQLDIVRANGLAPLLRLLSSSYLPLILSAVACIRNISIHPLNESPIIEAGFLKPLVDLLGSTENEEIQCHAISTLRNLAASSDRNKALVLDAGAVQKCKQLVLDVPVTVQSEMTAAIAVLALSDELKSHLLNLGVFEVLIPLTHSPSIEVQGNSAAALGNLSSKGMWNFGPFTSHANAVSVGDYAVFVQDWKEPNGGIHGYLSRFLQSGDATFQHIAIWTLLQLLESEDKNLIQLIGQAQDIVDQIKEIANRQIEPDNEFEDDDEGEVVNLAQRCLELLGQSGSKTHIEG from the exons ATGGGAGTCTGCCAATCCTGCTGCGGAGGTACTAGCTTTTCCATTGTGACGCTTTCGGAGCCAGAGCTGACGATGCCCGTACAGGGAGAGCCCGCGACGGGCTCTACGAGCCGGTCCTCGCCGACAGCGAAAGGGAAGCTGTCGCCGACCTTCTCCAGTATCTTGAAAATGTACGCCTCTTCTGACAAG CGGGGTGAAACGGACTTCTTTTCAGGCGAACCCCTTCGAGCTCTAAGcaccctcgtcttctccgaGAACATCGACTTGCAACGAAGTGCAAGTCTGACTTTTGCCGAAATCACAGAGCGAG ATGTTCGGGAGGTCGACCGCGACACCCTTGAACCGATCCTGTTTCTCTTGCAAAGTCCCGATATCGAAGTCCAGCGCGCGGCTAGCGCCGCACTAGGAAACCTGGCGGTCAACA CCGAGAATAAGGTTTTGATTGTtcagctcggcggcctcaCGCCGCTCATCAGGCAGATGCTATCGCCAAATGTCGAAGTGCAGTGCAACGCAGTCGGGTGCATCACGAACCTGGCCACACATGAGGAGAACAAAGCCAAGATCGCCCGGTCTGGCGCGTTAGGCCCTCTAACAAGGTTGGCCAAGTCGAGGGACATGCGCGTTCAGAGGAACGCAACGGGAGCCTTGCTCAACATGACACACTCGG ACGAGAACCGTCAGCAGCTCGTTAACGCCGGAGCCATCCCCGTTCTCGTCCAGCTtctctcctcgtccgacgtTGATGTCCAGTACTACTGCACGACGGCTCTCAGCAATATTGCTGTCGATGCTAACAACCGCCGCAAGCTCGCTCAGACCGAATCCAAACTCGTCTCCTCCCTCGTTACTCTCATGGATTCCTCGTCACCCAAGGTCCAGTGCCAGGCGGCGCTCGCGCTCCGTAACCTGGCCTCCGACGAGAAGTACCAGCTGGATATCGTGCGAGCAAACGGCCTCGCCCCATTGCTTCGACTTCTTTCGTCGTCCTACTTGCCCCTGATTCTTTCCGCCGTGGCATGCATACGAAATATCTCCATCCACCCCTTGAACGAGTCTCCTATAATCGAAGCCGGTTTCCTGAAACCGCTGGTCGACCTTCTGGGGTCTACCGAGAACGAGGAAATCCAATGCCACGCCATCTCAACCCTTAGGAACCTGGCTGCCAGCTCCGACCGCAACAAAGCCCTTGTCCTAGATGCTGGCGCCGTGCAGAAGTGCAAGCAGCTGGTGCTCGATGTGCCCGTCACAGTCCAATCCGAGATGACGGCTGCGATTGCGGTTCTCGCTCTTAGTGACGAGCTCAAGTCCCATTTGCTGAACCTCGGAGTCTTTGAGGTTTTAATCCCTCTCACGCATTCTCCCAGCATCGAAGTACAGGGCAACAGTGCTGCGGCTCTTGGCAACCTTTCCTCGAAGGGTATGTGGAACTTTGGTCCCTTTACGTCCCATGCTAATGCAGTTTCAGTCGGCGATTACGCGGTCTTTGTTCAAGATTGGAAGGAGCCCAACGGTGGCATCCACGGTTACCTCTCGAGATTCCTCCAGAGCGGCGATGCGACGTTCCAGCACATAGCAATCTGGACTCTGCTCCAGCTGCTCGAGTCAGAGGACAAGAACCTTATTCAGCTGATCGGACAGGCGCAAGACATTGTCGACCAGATCAAGGAGATTGCCAACCGCCAAATCGAGCCCGACAACGAAttcgaagacgatgacgagggcgaggtcgtgAATCTGGCACAGCGGTGCCTGGAGCTGCTCGGCCAGAGCGGCTCCAAGACTCACATTGAGGGCTAA
- a CDS encoding Mitochondrial inner membrane protease subunit, with product MAGNPFRLALNVGKTLALGHVFVEYGYHSAPASGPSMLPTFEVTGDYPLTDKRYRYGRNVKVGDLVHYKIPIFPESDGIKRVLGMPGDYVLIHSPDSERHQMIQIPQGHCWLVGDNLEASRDSRMFGPVPLALVRGKVVAKPLPIPGSWMNNGLRDFGEGRR from the exons ATGGCGGGAAACCCCTTCCGCCTGGCCCTGAACGTGGGCAAGACCTTGGCGCTCGGCCACGTCTTCGTCGAATACGGTTACCACTCTGCGCCCGCGTCCGGCCCTTCCATGCTCCCGACTTTCGAGGTCACTGGTGATTATCCCCTCACGGACAAACGATATCGCTACGGCCGCAATgtcaaggtcggcgaccTGGTCCACTACAAGATCCCCATCTTCCCAGAGTCCGACGGCATCAAGCGTGTGCTGGGCATGCCGGGCGACTATGTCTTGATTCACAGCCCCGACTCGGAGAGGCACCAGATGATCCAG ATTCCTCAAGGACACTGCTGGCTGGTCGGTGACAATCTCGAGGCCTCTAGAGACTCGCGGATGTTCGGGCCTGTACCGTTGGCTCTCGTTAGAGGTAAGGTGGTGGCCAAGCCATTGCCTATACCCGGATCGTGGATGAACAACGGACTCCGCGATTTCGGAGAGGGCAGGAGGTGA